GATGTCCGTTGAGATGTACTCCTGTCAATTGGGAAAGTTGTTTCCACAATCTTTGTCTAAGTTCTGTCAGGCGTTGGTTTTCCGTTGCTTGTTCAGCCAAGGCGATTTCTACGGCTTTACCTAAACCGACAATTTGCGGTGTATATAATGTTCCCGAACGCATTCCCCGTTCATGTCCTCCGCCATGCAGTTGGGGAGCCAGTTGAACTCTGGGGTTGCGTCTGCGGACGTACAATGCACCGATGCCTTTTGGTCCGTAGACTTTATGTGCTGTGAGCGACATTATATCAATATTTAGCGCTTCCACATCTAAGGGAATTTTACCAATGGCTTGGGCTGCGTCTGTGTGAAAAATTATATTGCGTTGGCGACACATTTCCCCAATTTCTGCTAATGGTTGCAATACGCCGATTTCGTTATTTCCAGCCATCACCGACACCAAAATTGTGTCAGGACGGAAGGCTTTTTCTAACTCGGTTAAATCAATTAATCCATCTTTTTGCACTGGGAGGATGGTAATTCCGAAACCGAGAGTTTGTAAATATTTACAAGGGTCGAGAACGGCTTTATGTTCAGTCGCCACTGTTATAATATGTTGACCCTTTTGAAAATAAGCCTCAGCGACACCTTTGATAGCTAAATTATTCGCTTCTGTGGCGCCACTGGTGAAGACAATTTCTTCTGGTGTGGCGTTGATGGCGTCTGCTAAAATTTCCCTGGTTTGTTTGATAGCAGCTTCTGCTTCCCAGCCGTAAATATGACTAATACTG
The Gloeotrichia echinulata CP02 DNA segment above includes these coding regions:
- a CDS encoding IscS subfamily cysteine desulfurase, coding for MSIRPIYLDCHATTPVDERVLAAMLPYFTEKFGNPASISHIYGWEAEAAIKQTREILADAINATPEEIVFTSGATEANNLAIKGVAEAYFQKGQHIITVATEHKAVLDPCKYLQTLGFGITILPVQKDGLIDLTELEKAFRPDTILVSVMAGNNEIGVLQPLAEIGEMCRQRNIIFHTDAAQAIGKIPLDVEALNIDIMSLTAHKVYGPKGIGALYVRRRNPRVQLAPQLHGGGHERGMRSGTLYTPQIVGLGKAVEIALAEQATENQRLTELRQRLWKQLSQLTGVHLNGHPSQRIAGNLNISIEGVDGAALSLGLQPVMAISSGSACSSANTAPSYVLTALGHCEQLAYASVRFGIGRFNTQEEIDIVAKHAIATIHSLRKQATLV